Proteins co-encoded in one Epinephelus moara isolate mb chromosome 11, YSFRI_EMoa_1.0, whole genome shotgun sequence genomic window:
- the LOC126397830 gene encoding GTPase IMAP family member 4 isoform X1 yields the protein MEASKPLRTTAGDGPGAEEEAKKAAAAAKAAIRLPEVRLVVLGWRWPGKSLTANTIIGKEEFRLERAAEFCVKRQTEVQGRQVTVVDTPGWYSVQDTPPSYKQELVRGASLCPPGPHAFLLVIPVGMFTEVDRARLEEHVNLFGEHVWEHTIVVFTWADVLRTISIERYIRREGKELQRVLEKCKRRYFVINNCIFGEHPQVGFLMERVEKMVAEEGGHYNPEEVEKEKKPLDENQNPARQGQELGAIPKRNSGMSLSKTMEVEQLSSE from the exons ATGGAAGCAAGTAAACCACTTCGGACGACAG CTGGAGATGGCCCTGGAGCAGAAGAGGAGGCCAAaaaggcagcagctgcagccaagGCAGCAATCCGCCTGCCTGAAGTTCGTCTGGTGGTGCTGGGCTGGAGATGGCCAGGAAAGAGTCTGACTGCAAACACCATCATAGGCAAAGAGGAGTTTCGTTTGGAGCGAGCAGCCGAGTTCTGTgtgaagagacagacagaggtgcAGGGGCGGCAAGTGACTGTGGTGGACACTCCAGGCTGGTATTCCGTTCAGGATACTCCACCCTCCTATAAACAGGAGTTAGTGAGGGGAGCTTCTCTTTGCCCTCCAGGTCCACACGCCTTCCTGCTTGTCATCCCTGTGGGCATGTTCACAGAGGTGGACCGTGCTCGCCTTGAGGAGCATGTGAACCTGTTTGGCGAGCATGTGTGGGAGCACACAATTGTGGTTTTCACCTGGGCAGATGTGTTGAGGACCATTTCCATCGAGAGGTACATTCGCAGGGAAGGCAAGGAGCTGCAGCGGGTGCTGGAAAAGTGTAAGCGAAGGTACTTTGTCATTAACAACTGCATATTCGGGGAGCATCCCCAGGTGGGGTTCTTGATGGAGAGAGTGGAGAAGATGGTGGCAGAGGAAGGGGGCCACTACAAcccagaggaggtggagaaggagaagaaaccTCTGGATGAGAACCAGAATCCAGCCAGACAGGGGCAGGAGTTGGGGGCAATACCCAAACGGAACTCTGGGATGAGTTTGTCCAAAACCATGGAAGTGGAGCAGCTTTCCAGTGAGTGA
- the chmp4c gene encoding charged multivesicular body protein 4c, protein MSGFAKLFKGSSSSKHHRSKGGPSPQEAIHKLRETEEMLTKKQDYLEKRIEQELAIAKKHGTKNKRAALQALKRKKRLEQQLTQIDGTLSTIEFQREALENSHTNTEVLKNMGYAAKAMKKVHDNMDINKIDDLMQDITEQQDVAREISEAISGPFGEAYDEDELLAELEELEQEDLEESMKSVDDLPSVPSSKLPSARPSHRATTKKRVEDDDDMRMLASWGT, encoded by the exons ATGAGCGGTTTCGCAAAATTATTCAAGGGGAGCTCGAGCTCCAAACACCACCGGTCGAAGGGAGGACCCTCACCCCAAGAGGCCATCCACAAACTCCGGGAAACAGAGGAAATGTTGACGAAGAAACAGGACTACCTGGAGAAAAGGATAGAGCAAGAACTTGCGATAGCCAAGAAACATGGCACGAAAAACAAGCGAG CTGCCCTGCAGGCCTTGAAGAGGAAGAAGCGCTTGGAGCAGCAGCTCACGCAGATCGATGGCACACTCTCCACCATCGAGTTCCAGAGGGAAGCTTTGGAGAACTCGCACACCAACACAGAGGTCCTGAAGAACATGGGCTACGCTGCCAAGGCCATGAAGAAGGTCCACGACAACAT GGACATTAACAAAATAGACGATCTGATGCAGGATATCACAGAGCAGCAGGATGTGGCCCGAGAGATCAGTGAGGCCATCTCCGGACCTTTTGGCGAGGCATATGACGAG gACGAGCTGCTGGCAGAGCTGGAAGAGCTTGAACAGGAGGACCTTGAGGAAAGCATGAAGAGTGTGGACGACCTACCCAGCGTGCCCAGTTCCAAACTGCCTTCAGCACGGCCCAGTCATCGCGCAA CAACCAAGAAAAGGGTTGAAGACGATGACGACATGCGTATGCTGGCTTCATGGGGAACTTAA
- the LOC126397830 gene encoding GTPase IMAP family member 4 isoform X2: MEASKPLRTTAGDGPGAEEEAKKAAAAAKAAIRLPEVRLVVLGWRWPGKSLTANTIIGKEEFRLERAAEFCVKRQTEVQGRQVTVVDTPGWYSVQDTPPSYKQELVRGASLCPPGPHAFLLVIPVGMFTEVDRARLEEHVNLFGEHVWEHTIVVFTWADVLRTISIERYIRREGKELQRVLEKCKRRYFVINNCIFGEHPQVGFLMERVEKMVAEEGGHYNPEEVEKEKKPLDENQNPARQGQELGAIPKRNSGMSLSKTMEVEQLSN; encoded by the exons ATGGAAGCAAGTAAACCACTTCGGACGACAG CTGGAGATGGCCCTGGAGCAGAAGAGGAGGCCAAaaaggcagcagctgcagccaagGCAGCAATCCGCCTGCCTGAAGTTCGTCTGGTGGTGCTGGGCTGGAGATGGCCAGGAAAGAGTCTGACTGCAAACACCATCATAGGCAAAGAGGAGTTTCGTTTGGAGCGAGCAGCCGAGTTCTGTgtgaagagacagacagaggtgcAGGGGCGGCAAGTGACTGTGGTGGACACTCCAGGCTGGTATTCCGTTCAGGATACTCCACCCTCCTATAAACAGGAGTTAGTGAGGGGAGCTTCTCTTTGCCCTCCAGGTCCACACGCCTTCCTGCTTGTCATCCCTGTGGGCATGTTCACAGAGGTGGACCGTGCTCGCCTTGAGGAGCATGTGAACCTGTTTGGCGAGCATGTGTGGGAGCACACAATTGTGGTTTTCACCTGGGCAGATGTGTTGAGGACCATTTCCATCGAGAGGTACATTCGCAGGGAAGGCAAGGAGCTGCAGCGGGTGCTGGAAAAGTGTAAGCGAAGGTACTTTGTCATTAACAACTGCATATTCGGGGAGCATCCCCAGGTGGGGTTCTTGATGGAGAGAGTGGAGAAGATGGTGGCAGAGGAAGGGGGCCACTACAAcccagaggaggtggagaaggagaagaaaccTCTGGATGAGAACCAGAATCCAGCCAGACAGGGGCAGGAGTTGGGGGCAATACCCAAACGGAACTCTGGGATGAGTTTGTCCAAAACCATGGAAGTGGAGCAGCTTTCCA ATTAA